In the Lepisosteus oculatus isolate fLepOcu1 chromosome 6, fLepOcu1.hap2, whole genome shotgun sequence genome, one interval contains:
- the LOC102685537 gene encoding threonine synthase-like 1, with protein MFHPSCRLVKNIAIKGLLAYHRGRASNESNSRLLTRKTFFSPIVSFSASRTASLSSCTGHKNIFIMGLPGSGKTTVGNILGSKLGHPVIDLDDHILKKEWNMTAGEKLSEIGWEQFVEEEGKALSSFSASGSIVLLTESSPMHSAAMHHVKQNGIVIYLDVNPEVIIKRLSGGRGNRIVGRGSGVSLREILRCRRKIYNKWCDARVLCDSGDSAEEVAANVLKAVKRCEDTESEVFVSTRNKFLPEDGSVSERKFFSDVLVEGLAPDGGLYVPQGGLSELPPREWVRLVDLPYSERAQILLEKCIHPADVPAPELYSMVKKAYADNFACPRIAPVRHLVHNQYVQELFHGPTASFRDFSLLLLPQLLAYCTSNLCNHLLLGATSGDTGSAALNGFSRLPEAEKRRSAVLVFFPEAGVSPVQRLQMTGFREGNLKAVGVQSDLAFCQQAVRQMLGDPKLTGHLAVECGAVLTAADSVNWAQLLPQVIFHASAYLDLVSQGTVAFGEPVDVCIPAGDFGNILSAVYAKQMGIPIRKFICASHQSGVLTKFMRTGEYDLRDRQLLPSSSPATEVLKPSSLERYLFHISDGDWQLVRGLFSQFERERYFKVPRALLKRMHQDCLAGWCSEEECLAAISAVHSATGYILDTRAAAAKVVADRLQDRTCPVIISSTVHPAKFAPAVLKALKFQDVAEDPFDQLNLLSSLGSLPPMHADLKSLRDPRRHKVCDANVSDLVEEVETVVRDSFLKVT; from the coding sequence ATGTTTCATCCATCTTGTCGACTTGTGAAAAACATTGCAATCAAAGGACTCCTGGCTTACCATCGGGGAAGAGCTTCTAATGAAAGTAATTCTCGTTTACTGACTCGGAAGACATTCTTTTCTCCTATAGTTTCTTTCTCAGCATCCAGAACAGCAAGTCTGAGCTCCTGCACCGGACATAAAAACATCTTCATCATGGGCCTCCCAGGCTCAGGAAAAACAACAGTAGGAAACATCCTTGGTAGCAAGTTAGGACATCCTGTCATTGATCTAGATGATCACATCCTCAAGAAAGAGTGGAACATGACTGCAGGGGAGAAGCTGTCAGAAATCGGTTGGGAACAGTTTGTTGAAGAGGAAGGCAAAGCTCTTTCAAGTTTCTCTGCGTCTGGAAGTATTGTTTTATTGACGGAGTCCAGTCCAATGCACTCTGCAGCTATGCACCACGTGAAGCAAAATGGAATTGTTATATACCTTGATGTTAACCCTGAAGTCATCATAAAGAGGCTGTCGGGAGGGAGAGGGAATAGGATCGTTGGGCGCGGATCAGGAGTGTCTTTGAGAGAGATTCTACGCTGCAGGCGGAAAATATATAACAAGTGGTGTGATGCAAGGGTCCTTTGTGATTCTGGGGACAGCGCTGAAGAAGTGGCCGCAAATGTATTAAAAGCCGTGAAGAGATGTGAAGATACTGAATCTGAAGTGTTTGTTTCAACCAGAAACAAGTTTCTGCCAGAGGACGGTTCGGTGTCAGAGCGGAAATTTTTCAGCGATGTTTTGGTCGAGGGTCTGGCTCCCGACGGTGGGCTTTATGTGCCACAGGGTGGTCTTTCAGAGCTGCCCCCACGGGAATGGGTGAGATTAGTGGACCTGCCGTATTCTGAAAGAGCCCAGATCCTGCTTGAGAAATGTATCCATCCTGCTGACGTTCCGGCTCCGGAGCTCTACAGCATGGTCAAGAAGGCTTATGCGGATAATTTTGCTTGCCCAAGGATTGCTCCAGTCCGACACCTCGTACATAACCAGTACGTTCAGGAGCTCTTTCACGGCCCCACGGCTTCTTTCCGAGATTtctccctgctgctgctgcctcagCTGTTGGCGTACTGCACCTCGAACCTGTGCAATCATTTACTCCTGGGGGCCACGTCTGGAGACACGGGCAGCGCGGCGCTGAACGGCTTTAGTCGTCTACCCGAGGCTGAAAAGCGCAGGAGTGCCGTGCTGGTGTTCTTCCCCGAAGCCGGAGTGAGCCCCGTTCAGAGACTGCAGATGACGGGTTTTCGGGAGGGGAACCTGAAGGCGGTCGGTGTGCAGTCGGACTTGGCCTTTTGCCAGCAGGCGGTCCGGCAGATGCTCGGCGATCCGAAGCTGACGGGCCACCTGGCGGTGGAGTGTGGCGCGGTGCTGACCGCCGCCGACTCCGTTAACTGGGCCCAGCTGCTTCCGCAGGTCATCTTCCACGCCTCCGCCTATCTCGACCTCGTCAGCCAGGGCACCGTTGCCTTCGGAGAGCCTGTGGACGTCTGCATCCCCGCTGGCgactttggaaatattttatcgGCCGTGTATGCAAAACAAATGGGAATTCCTATCAGGAAATTTATTTGTGCCTCACACCAGAGCGGTGTTCTAACGAAATTCATGAGGACTGGGGAGTATGACCTTAGAGACCGACAGCTTCTGCCTTCAAGCTCTCCGGCAACAGAAGTCCTAAAGCCTTCTAGCCTCGAGAGATACCTCTTTCACATCTCTGATGGGGACTGGCAGCTCGTTAGAGGGTTATTTTCTCAGTTTGAGAGGGAGAGGTATTTTAAGGTGCCAAGAGCTCTACTGAAAAGGATGCATCAGGACTGTCTGGCAGGCTGGTGCTCTGAAGAGGAGTGCTTGGCTGCTATCAGCGCTGTTCATTCAGCCACAGGATACATTCTGGACACCCGCGCCGCGGCTGCCAAAGTCGTAGCAGATCGCCTGCAAGACAGGACGTGCCCAGTTATCATTTCCTCCACGGTTCACCCCGCCAAGTTCGCACCCGCTGTGCTGAAAGCATTGAAATTTCAGGATGTTGCCGAGGATCCGTTCGATCAGCTTAATTTGCTCAGCTCGTTAGGTTCCCTGCCTCCCATGCATGCAGACTTAAAGTCTCTAAGAGATCCAAGGAGGCACAAGGTGTGTGATGCTAACGTCAGTGACCTAGTTGAAGAAGTTGAAACTGTTGTTCGAGATT
- the LOC102685746 gene encoding N-acyl-aromatic-L-amino acid amidohydrolase (carboxylate-forming) — translation MEGPRKCYPPLRRVLVSGGTHGNELGGVYVVRHGAPCLRRPSFSTQTVLTNPRATAGGVRHIDTDLNRCFTLEALSQCASADSPYEVRRALELNQTFGPKGSDQAVDFICDLHNTTANTQACLICDTQSDYLSLHAARYLQSLSKQPCRILLMKRNTPSFSFMSIGKHNMTIEMGPQPPGVIRADVYNKTLRLLQCLLDWIELFNRGAVIPAGSVQCFEVDQKIDYPRDSDGQLTACIHPQLQDRDFEPLNPGDPIFQPFSGGDPLVFGGEETVYPVFVNECAYYSKGIAFWTTKKITISLPAITVTQK, via the exons ATGGAGGGACCGAGGAAGTGTTACCCCCCCCTGCGCCGGGTGCTGGTGTCTGGTGGCACCCACGGCAACGAGCTGGGAGGGGTTTATGTGGTGAGACACGGCGCCCCCTGTTTGCGGAGACCCTCTTTCAGCACCCAGACGGTGCTGACCAACCCCAGAGCCACAGCCGGCGGGGTGCGCCACATCGACACCGACCTGAACCGCTGCTTCACCCTGGAGGCGCTCAG TCAGTGTGCCTCAGCTGACTCCCCTTACGAGGTCCGGAGAGCTCTGGAGTTGAACCAGACCTTTGGCCCCAAAGGGTCAGATCAAGCTGTGGACTTCATCTGTGACCTTCACAACACCACTGCCAACACACAGGCCTGCCTGATCTGTGACACTCAGTCTGACTACCTGTCACTGCATGCTGCCAGATACCTTCAG tcTTTGTCAAAGCAGCCCTGTCGCATCCTGTTGATGAAGAGGAACACTCCTTCGTTCTCGTTCATGTCGATTGGGAAACACAACATGA CGATCGAGATGGGGCCACAACCTCCAGGGGTGATAAGAGCAGATGTTTACAACAAGACTCTCCGTCTGCTGCAGTGCTTGCTGGATTGGATAGAGCTCTTCAACAGAG GCGCAGTGATCCCAGCTGGTTCAGTGCAGTGTTTCGAAGTTGATCAGAAGATTGACTACCCCCGAGATTCAGATGGGCAACTCACAGCCTGCATTCACCCTCAGCTTCAG GACAGGGATTTTGAGCCCCTTAATCCAGGGGACCCTATATTCCAGCCCTTCAGTGGTGGGGACCCCCTTGTTTTTGGAGGAGAAGAGACTGTGTACCCTGTGTTTGTGAATGAATGTGCCTACTATAGTAAAGGAATTGCCTTCTGGACCACCAAAAAGATAACCATCTCTCTGCCTGCCATCACCGTTACTCAGAAATAG
- the aplnr2 gene encoding apelin receptor 2 gives MAASAPAPGLALPTPSPSPSAMALCDYSEWSPTWVLIPLVYLLAFVLGSLGNALVLWLYLGCSVPRLRRACPVLPRVPPPSSSSSSSSSSPAPSRPGRSLTDSLIASLAAADLAFVATLPLWAAYTAQGYHWPFGRPLCKLSSYLVALNMYASVFSLTGLSVERYWVVAGRGAGARRRGGRLGVWLVAGVWALAGVLALPALLLRTVREVQLGEDGEEVETQGGAAHFQDQGVGASVPPSHNPLQPDDGGAFHPHYSCVMDFSGLVGADDPSERDRAELLWTAALGLKSTLLGFLLPLGILLLCYGSLGRLLSRHFGKRAGERRRQRRLLRVIATLVLAFFLCWLPYHANKILDILVSLEVLPTSCAFERVLVLAHPYATCLAYANSCLNPLLYACCDPSFRRRCQGLLGRCRGTGGREEEKGKEASRSSGVQSGSESKQKSKREGEQDKVRRCKDQPDAEQYSETGHYSTLTLH, from the coding sequence ATGGCGGcctctgcccctgcccctggccTGGCCCTGcccaccccctccccctccccgtctgcCATGGCCCTGTGCGACTACAGCGAGTGGAGCCCCACCTGGGTCCTCATCCCCCTGGTCTACCTGCTGGCCTTCGTCCTGGGCTCCCTGGGGAACGCGCTGGTCCTGTGGCTGTACCTGGGATGTTCGGTGCCCCGGCTCCGCCGGGCCTGCCCCGTTCTCCCGCGGGTGccccccccttcctcctcctcctcctcctcttcctcctcgccCGCCCCCTCCCGGCCGGGCCGCTCCCTGACGGACTCCCTCATCGCCAGCCTGGCGGCGGCCGACCTGGCCTTCGTGGCCACCCTGCCGCTGTGGGCGGCCTACACCGCCCAGGGCTACCACTGGCCGTTCGGGCGGCCGCTCTGCAAGCTCAGCAGCTACCTGGTGGCCCTCAACATGTACGCCAGCGTCTTCTCGCTCACCGGCCTCAGCGTGGAGCGCTACTGGGTGGTGGCGGGGCGGGGCGCGGGGGCGCGCCGGAGGGGCGGGAGGCTGGGGGTCTGGCTGGTGGCGGGCGTCTGGGCGCTGGCGGGGGTGCTGGCGCTGCCCGCCCTGCTGCTGAGGACGGTGCGGGAGGTGCAGCTGGGGGAGGACGGGGAGGAAGTGGAGACGCAAGGCGGTGCCGCCCACTTCCAGGACCAGGGGGTGGGGGCTAGCGTCCCGCCCTCCCACAATCCCCTGCAGCCCGACGACGGAGGCGCCTTCCACCCCCACTACTCCTGCGTGATGGATTTCTCCGGCCTGGTGGGGGCGGACGACCCGAGCGAGAGGGACAGGGCCGAGCTGCTGTGGACGGCCGCGCTGGGGCTCAAGTCCACCCTGCTGGGCTTCCTGCTGCCCCTGGGCATCCTGCTGCTCTGCTACGGCTCCCTGGGGCGCCTGCTCTCTCGGCACTTCGGCAAGAGGGCGGGGGAGCGCCGGCGGCAGAGGCGCCTCCTCAGGGTCATCGCCACCCTCGTCCTGGCCttcttcctctgctggctgcccTACCACGCCAACAAGATCCTGGACATCCTGGTCAGCCTGGAGGTGCTGCCGACCTCCTGCGCCTTCGAGAGAGTCCTGGTCCTGGCGCACCCCTACGCCACCTGCCTGGCCTACGCCAACAGCTGCCTCAATCCGCTGCTCTACGCCTGCTGCGACCCCTCCTTCCGCCGCCGCTGCCAGGGCCTGCTGGGAAGGTGTCGGGGGACAGGAGGGCGAGAGGAGGAGAAAGGAAAGGAGGCCAGCCGGAGCTCCGGAGTGCAGTCTGGGTCTGAGAGCAAACAGAaaagcaagagagagggggagcaggacAAAGTAAGGAGATGCAAAGACCAGCCTGATGCAGAGCAGTACTCagagactggacactacagtacattaacactgcactga